From Candoia aspera isolate rCanAsp1 chromosome 4, rCanAsp1.hap2, whole genome shotgun sequence, a single genomic window includes:
- the LOC134495238 gene encoding LOW QUALITY PROTEIN: somatotropin-like (The sequence of the model RefSeq protein was modified relative to this genomic sequence to represent the inferred CDS: deleted 1 base in 1 codon) has product MARRRNFPHNTTLQPICQCCTKGSASHLLATDTFKGFERSYIPEEQRYSNKNSQSAFCYSETIPAPTGKDDAQQKTDMELLRFSLILIQSWLSPVRFLSRMFTNSLVFGTSDRVYEKLQDLEEGIQALMRELEDGSSWGLQLRRPTYEKFEVNLRSEGSLLKNYSLLSCFKKDLHKVETYLKVMKCRRFGESNCAI; this is encoded by the exons ATGGCCAGAAGGAGGAACTTTCCCCACAATACCACTCTCCAGCCTATTTGCCAATGCTGTACTAAGGGCTCAGCATCT CATCTGCTTGCCACAGATACCTTCAAGGGATTT GAGCGTTCCTACATCCCAGAAGAACAGCGATACTCCAACAAGAATTCTCAGTCTGCATTCTGTTACTCTGAAACTATCCCTGCACCCACTGGGAAAGATGATGCTCAGCAAAAAACA GACATGGAACTGCTGAGGTTTTCACTGATTCTCATTCAGTCCTGGCTAAGTCCTGTACGGTTTCTAAGCAGGATGTTTACAAACAGTCTTGTGTTTGGGACTTCAGATAGAGTCTATGAAAAACTCCAAGACTTGGAAGAAGGTATCCAAGCTCTTATGAGG GAGCTGGAGGATGGGAGCTCCTGGGGCCTTCAGCTGCGTAGACCCACCTATGAAAAGTTTGAGGTCAATCTCCGGAGTGAAGGCTCTTTGCTGAAAAACTACAGTCTCTTGTCCTGCTTCAAGAAAGACCTGCACAAAGTGGAAACCTACCTGAAAGTGATGAAATGCCGGCGCTTTGGAGAAAGCAACTGTGCCATCTGA